A stretch of Vigna angularis cultivar LongXiaoDou No.4 chromosome 4, ASM1680809v1, whole genome shotgun sequence DNA encodes these proteins:
- the LOC108344719 gene encoding organic cation/carnitine transporter 3 has protein sequence MADPTPLLCQPNPSSDTLEQPPSPPPNKHHPSLGSTVELCIGEFNWSQFLQSVLVSVAWLFDAQQTFITVFTDAQPSWHCTSADNDCSAAATLCDLPREWWAWDGPAHASTVSEWGLECANSVISGLPTSSFFVGCLVGGFGLASLADSSLGRKNVLFFSCLIMGITSLLATLSPNVWIYSALKFLCGFARATIGTSALVLATEIVGKRRRGQTSVIGFFFFTIGFLSLPVMAYVNRSSSWRNLYLWTSISTIIYCILVKVFVTESPRWLLVRGRTEEAVATLKCITSVTKSNLDLAINNMSHKEETWNVDLFSALRILLQKKWSSRRLFAIMAMGIGIGLVYYGMPLGLQNLSFNLYLGVTFNALSELPSALIVFFFIDNFNRRIALLLFTILSGVFSLLSIVEVKPWSNLQIGFELISFFSACSSFNIYLIYTTELFPTCVRNSALSMARLAVVLGGAVSPMLVSAGRANKFLCYGVFGLVIGFSGVYGIFLPETRGRALCDTMDEEESKENIASGMLA, from the exons atgGCAGATCCCACCCCTCTCCTCTGCCAACCCAATCCATCATCTGACACACTAGAACAaccaccatcaccaccaccCAACAAACACCACCCATCCCTGGGATCCACCGTCGAACTCTGCATAGGCGAGTTCAACTGGTCCCAGTTCCTCCAATCAGTACTTGTCTCCGTCGCCTGGCTCTTCGACGCCCAACAGACCTTCATCACCGTCTTCACCGACGCCCAGCCCTCCTGGCACTGCACCAGCGCTGACAATGACTGCTCCGCCGCCGCCACACTCTGCGACCTCCCCAGGGAGTGGTGGGCGTGGGACGGGCCTGCGCATGCTTCCACCGTGTCAGAGTGGGGTCTGGAATGCGCGAACTCCGTAATCTCCGGGCTTCCCACTTCGAGCTTCTTCGTGGGGTGCTTGGTGGGAGGATTCGGGCTGGCCTCGCTGGCTGACTCCTCGCTCGGGCGAAAGAACGTGCTCTTTTTCTCCTGCCTCATCATGGGCATCACTTCTCTTCTCGCCACTCTCTCGCCCAACGTTTGGATCTACTCCGCGCTCAAGTTCCTCTGCGGCTTCGCTCGCGCCACCATTGGAACTTCCGCGCTCGTGCTCGCCACCGAGATCGTAGGCAAACGGCGGCGCGGCCAGACCAGTGTCATcggcttctttttctttactatAG GGTTCTTGTCCCTACCAGTCATGGCTTACGTAAACAGGAGTTCTTCGTGGAGGAACCTTTATCTGTGGACATCGATTTCAACGATTATCTACTGCATATTGGTGAAGGTGTTCGTTACGGAATCCCCAAGATGGCTTCTAGTGCGAGGAAGGACAGAAGAAGCCGTGGCCACGCTGAAATGCATCACATCTGTCACTAAAAGCAACCTGGATTTGGCTATTAATAACATGTCCCACAAGGAAGAAACTTGGAACGTGGATTTGTTCTCAGCCCTCAGAATTCTGCTACAGAAGAAATGGTCATCTCGAAGGCTCTTCGCAATTATGGCAATGGGTATAGGCATAGGATTGGTCTATTATGGCATGCCACTAGGTCTTCAAAACCTCTCCTTCAACCTCTACTTGGGTGTCACTTTCAATGCCTTATCCGAGTTACCCTCTGCATTgattgtcttcttcttcatagaCAACTTCAACAGGAGAATTGCACTCCTTCTCTTCACCATTCTCAGTGGTGTTTTCAGCCTCTTGTCCATCGTTGAAGTCAAGCCATGGAGCAATCTCCAAATAGGGTTCGAGTTGATATCATTCTTCAGCGCATGTTCTTCGTTTAACATCTACCTCATCTACACCACCGAACTCTTCCCAACATGTGTGAGGAACTCAGCACTGTCCATGGCAAGGTTAGCAGTGGTGCTCGGTGGCGCGGTCAGTCCAATGCTGGTGAGTGCTGGAAGAGCGAACAAGTTTCTGTGTTACGGGGTTTTTGGGTTGGTGATAGGTTTCAGTGGGGTTTATGGAATATTCTTGCCAGAGACAAGGGGAAGAGCACTCTGTGATACaatggatgaagaagaaagcaaGGAGAATATTGCTTCTGGCATGTTGGCTTAA